From one Paenibacillus terrae HPL-003 genomic stretch:
- the tenA gene encoding thiaminase II — protein sequence MSFTQELRRQADGIFQAIFEHPFVRGIAEGSLTREQLIHYVKQDFEYLNAYMRIYGIAISKCTSREDIAAFNEQISFILHSEIHPHQNFCAVAGVTYEELQGYPLSPSAHHYIRHMLTVAHEGSLGEIMAVLLPCPWTYLEIGRRLLDEVRPDESHPFYEWINFYQSENLTTKFRERVDAWAEGATAAERERMIEYFMLSCQLEYMFWDMAYKQEEWPAQMQAAVGSTI from the coding sequence ATGAGCTTTACACAAGAGCTCCGTCGGCAGGCGGACGGCATTTTTCAAGCGATTTTTGAGCATCCCTTTGTGAGAGGTATTGCTGAAGGGAGTTTGACAAGAGAACAGCTGATTCACTATGTAAAACAGGACTTTGAATATCTGAACGCCTACATGCGGATATACGGCATTGCGATCTCCAAATGCACGAGCCGGGAGGACATAGCTGCATTTAACGAACAAATCTCTTTTATCCTCCACAGTGAGATTCATCCGCATCAAAATTTCTGCGCTGTCGCAGGTGTGACCTATGAAGAGTTGCAGGGATATCCGCTTTCTCCGTCCGCTCATCATTATATCCGTCACATGCTGACAGTCGCGCATGAGGGCAGTCTTGGCGAGATCATGGCCGTGCTGCTGCCGTGTCCGTGGACATATCTTGAGATTGGCCGCAGGCTGCTGGATGAGGTTAGACCTGACGAGTCCCACCCGTTCTATGAATGGATCAACTTCTACCAGTCTGAAAATCTAACAACCAAGTTTCGAGAACGTGTGGATGCTTGGGCGGAAGGCGCAACGGCTGCCGAGCGCGAGCGGATGATTGAGTATTTTATGCTAAGCTGCCAGTTGGAATATATGTTCTGGGATATGGCTTATAAGCAGGAAGAATGGCCGGCCCAGATGCAGGCTGCGGTCGGGTCAACGATATGA
- a CDS encoding transporter, with protein sequence MTNRLRTLMFPLFNVLLNGFNFFFHIAASWYLTGQAYGQANALLALFALLSVLGLSIQLLTAKLVSKGDKKLPLRRLPLGSLLLKAPLLLTALAMVILLAFHPLLRSLLGVESSPLFMLYGLVGLHILVSSCRGDLQGRERMLALNVNYYIEVLGKLSLFFMLAASGLKLEALLLASCGGMLLSLLHGWAVSVRGLSLLGHTKERIPSGLWKSLGQDFTDSLITNLFILFCISIDMLYVQHYFPEQASGYAIALKYSQLVYYVSYSLIAAFIPKLGAQGHDRQALGKLVAVYAGLMAVAAICVYVGTTFVFPPSIPVLFGSSYQSAEAYLPLGGWVYWLFSIVLFFVHVHVLVGRRKFMFGLLAGAVTLLAAFHIAHQNPSEFLLSELIVFGAMSLYFVVDAYVYLFKIKIRGDSTREYNT encoded by the coding sequence GTGACAAACCGCTTGCGAACGTTGATGTTTCCTCTATTTAATGTGCTGCTGAACGGATTTAATTTTTTCTTCCATATTGCAGCGAGCTGGTATCTTACCGGACAAGCTTATGGTCAGGCGAATGCGCTGCTGGCCCTCTTTGCACTTTTGTCCGTTTTGGGCCTGTCTATTCAGCTATTAACAGCCAAACTGGTCTCCAAGGGAGATAAGAAGCTTCCACTGCGTAGACTGCCACTCGGTTCCCTATTGCTAAAAGCACCACTGCTGCTAACCGCGCTTGCCATGGTCATTTTGCTGGCGTTTCATCCGCTGCTGCGCTCGCTATTAGGTGTCGAGTCCAGCCCGCTGTTCATGCTGTATGGCTTGGTAGGGCTGCATATTCTCGTCAGCTCTTGCCGTGGAGATCTACAGGGCAGGGAACGCATGCTGGCGCTGAATGTGAACTATTACATTGAGGTTTTAGGAAAGCTGAGCCTGTTTTTTATGCTGGCTGCATCAGGACTTAAGCTGGAAGCCTTACTGCTGGCAAGCTGTGGGGGGATGCTGCTGTCGCTGCTTCACGGCTGGGCTGTTTCGGTTCGGGGCTTATCCTTACTCGGTCACACCAAGGAACGTATACCTTCCGGACTATGGAAATCACTGGGCCAGGATTTTACGGATAGTCTTATTACGAATTTATTTATTTTGTTCTGCATCTCTATTGACATGTTATATGTGCAGCATTATTTTCCCGAACAGGCCAGTGGCTATGCGATTGCACTGAAATACAGCCAGTTGGTCTATTACGTGTCGTACAGCCTGATTGCCGCCTTTATTCCAAAGCTCGGTGCGCAGGGTCATGATCGCCAAGCCCTGGGCAAGCTGGTTGCCGTCTATGCCGGATTAATGGCTGTTGCAGCTATCTGTGTATATGTGGGCACCACCTTTGTATTCCCACCCTCTATTCCCGTACTATTCGGGTCTTCATACCAGTCGGCAGAAGCCTATCTTCCGCTGGGAGGATGGGTGTATTGGCTGTTTTCTATCGTGCTGTTCTTTGTTCATGTGCATGTGTTGGTGGGCAGACGCAAATTTATGTTCGGGCTGCTGGCCGGAGCTGTGACTTTATTGGCAGCCTTTCATATTGCGCATCAAAACCCGTCTGAATTTCTGCTATCTGAATTGATTGTTTTCGGTGCCATGTCTCTCTACTTTGTGGTAGATGCCTATGTATATTTGTTCAAAATAAAGATAAGGGGGGATTCAACCCGTGAATACAATACCTGA
- a CDS encoding iron chaperone, whose amino-acid sequence MEFFVKYLAGIDNPDHRDRTEEILTWIANKFLNLEPKIKWNTPMFTDHSTFIIGFSTAKHHLSVSPEEVGIAHFADDIAQAGYSATKGLFRIPWNKPVNYELLEKMIEFNIQDKAKYTNFWRK is encoded by the coding sequence ATGGAATTTTTTGTGAAATATTTGGCAGGTATCGATAACCCCGACCACCGCGACCGAACAGAGGAAATTTTGACGTGGATTGCTAATAAATTCCTAAATTTGGAACCGAAAATCAAATGGAATACGCCAATGTTTACAGATCACAGCACATTTATCATCGGCTTTTCCACAGCGAAGCATCATTTGAGCGTTTCACCCGAAGAAGTAGGTATTGCGCACTTTGCCGATGACATTGCACAAGCTGGCTACAGCGCTACCAAAGGCTTGTTTCGAATTCCGTGGAATAAGCCGGTAAATTACGAATTGCTTGAGAAAATGATTGAATTTAATATTCAGGATAAAGCAAAATATACGAATTTTTGGCGGAAATAA
- a CDS encoding glycosyltransferase family 2 protein, with product MQGPIAIFSDNHRAIDYPNVIYFYEYIQCEDQEATLVYEDACCCLIDYREPGQAVRVANQIRSRFPQMPLLLVTDVSHPFSDQHMVQITGIGRLRLLFWQANDNEEMLSEIQSLLYPEYSAKSQHIAFILSVYNEEQRFVHVKKFAERLQAFIRSHIVEGSIYLIDDGSHDGTNALIKALEAATDLSVNRINQNLSPLLQTRELGRNTRKAGTYLEGMRTIGADYYVFVDADDSFFIEDIAKMINVVRQGYYDVVIGTKDMTAENRSLLRSVVSFGKRVISRPFLPTGVVDSQTGLKVMSSVAVKRMFPHLKEQLGLALDLEMMFIAKRLQLRVLQLPVKCIDRDGSHIHVWKDSIRFLRSIIDIWRLDRRVR from the coding sequence GTGCAGGGACCTATAGCCATTTTTAGCGATAACCACAGGGCTATTGATTATCCCAATGTGATTTATTTTTACGAGTATATACAGTGCGAGGATCAGGAGGCCACTTTAGTCTATGAAGACGCATGCTGCTGCCTGATTGATTACAGGGAGCCTGGACAGGCTGTACGGGTAGCGAATCAGATCCGTAGTCGCTTTCCGCAGATGCCACTGTTACTGGTGACGGATGTATCGCATCCGTTCAGTGATCAGCATATGGTGCAGATTACCGGAATAGGTCGTTTGCGCCTGCTGTTTTGGCAAGCCAATGACAACGAAGAGATGCTTTCCGAAATTCAAAGCTTGCTCTATCCCGAGTATTCGGCCAAAAGCCAGCATATTGCTTTCATCTTGTCTGTATATAACGAGGAGCAGCGTTTTGTGCATGTCAAGAAGTTTGCTGAACGGCTGCAAGCCTTTATCCGCAGTCATATTGTGGAGGGCTCTATTTATCTCATTGATGATGGCAGTCATGATGGTACGAATGCCTTGATCAAAGCGCTGGAGGCGGCGACAGACCTGTCCGTGAACCGGATTAATCAGAATCTGAGCCCGCTGCTTCAAACCAGGGAACTGGGACGCAATACCCGCAAGGCTGGAACGTATTTGGAAGGGATGCGCACCATCGGCGCGGATTACTACGTATTTGTGGACGCGGACGATTCCTTTTTTATTGAGGATATCGCCAAAATGATTAATGTCGTTCGGCAGGGCTACTATGATGTGGTGATTGGAACCAAGGATATGACAGCCGAAAACCGTTCCTTATTACGGTCTGTAGTCAGTTTTGGCAAACGTGTCATTTCCCGGCCTTTTTTACCGACAGGCGTGGTGGATTCCCAAACAGGGCTTAAAGTGATGAGTTCGGTCGCTGTAAAGCGGATGTTCCCGCATTTGAAGGAACAACTCGGGCTGGCGCTGGATCTGGAAATGATGTTTATCGCCAAGCGACTCCAGCTTCGAGTGCTGCAATTACCTGTCAAGTGTATTGACCGGGATGGATCGCACATCCATGTCTGGAAAGATTCCATTCGTTTTTTGCGCTCCATCATTGATATTTGGCGACTGGATCGGCGGGTGAGATAA
- a CDS encoding NAD-dependent malic enzyme: MEAFYVNKDGSLSTPLRGKDVLANPLLNKGVAFTEEERKELGLEGILPPTILSLEKQSVRAYQQFLAQPTMLRKNAFLNDLHNRNVVLYYRLLTDHLSEMLPVVYTPTVGTAIQEYSHEYNRPGGVYLSIDDPNGIGQAFYNSGLTGEDVDLIVVTDSESILGIGDWGVGGINIAIGKLAVYTAAAGIHPGRVLPIVLDVGTNNEKLLNDPLYIGNRHKRVRGEAYNQFIDTFVSKTLAQFPKALLHWEDVGSVNARHIIGKYGQSILTFNDDIQGTGAVTLAAILSAVGVTKVPLREQKVLVFGPGAAGIGNADQIRGAMIVDGLAEEDSFKSFWAFDYRGLLTDDMEDVLDYQKPYVRKNEEVSSWTRSDDGKIPLLEVIRQVKPTILIGTSGVAGAFTEEIIKEMTKHVERPIIMPMSNPTNLAEAVPEDLIRWTDGKALIATGSPFEPVSYNGTKFEIGQANNAFVFPGLGLGAIVVKAKRITPAMFTAAADAVANGVDTDKPGGALLPNIRRLRDVSFAVAVAVGKAAIQDQVAQARISDIEQAVRDAMWKPEYAKVKAVENVIQHPH, encoded by the coding sequence ATGGAAGCATTTTATGTAAATAAGGACGGATCATTATCCACCCCGCTACGGGGAAAGGATGTATTAGCCAATCCTCTTTTGAACAAGGGGGTCGCTTTTACCGAAGAGGAACGCAAAGAACTGGGTCTTGAAGGAATTCTTCCGCCAACCATCCTTTCTCTGGAGAAACAGAGCGTCCGGGCGTACCAGCAATTTTTGGCACAACCGACCATGCTGCGCAAAAACGCTTTCCTGAATGACCTTCACAATCGAAATGTCGTGCTGTACTATCGGCTGCTAACCGACCATTTGAGTGAGATGCTGCCCGTAGTGTACACACCTACGGTGGGGACCGCGATTCAGGAATATAGTCATGAGTATAATCGCCCCGGAGGCGTCTATTTGTCGATTGATGACCCGAACGGCATCGGACAAGCATTCTATAATTCTGGCTTGACTGGTGAGGATGTGGATCTGATTGTAGTGACGGATTCCGAAAGTATTTTGGGGATCGGTGACTGGGGAGTGGGAGGCATTAATATTGCGATTGGCAAGCTGGCTGTGTATACGGCTGCGGCAGGGATTCACCCAGGGCGGGTGCTGCCGATTGTGCTGGATGTGGGCACGAATAATGAAAAGCTGCTGAATGATCCGCTGTATATCGGCAACCGCCATAAACGGGTTCGCGGAGAGGCTTATAACCAGTTTATCGATACCTTTGTCAGCAAAACGTTAGCTCAATTCCCAAAGGCACTTTTACATTGGGAAGACGTGGGTAGTGTGAATGCACGCCATATTATTGGAAAATACGGCCAAAGCATTCTTACATTTAACGATGACATCCAGGGTACGGGAGCCGTAACCTTGGCTGCAATTCTCTCGGCAGTAGGCGTCACCAAGGTTCCGCTGCGTGAGCAAAAAGTGCTTGTCTTCGGCCCGGGGGCAGCGGGAATCGGCAACGCCGACCAAATCCGGGGAGCCATGATCGTGGACGGCCTTGCAGAGGAGGATTCCTTCAAGTCGTTTTGGGCATTTGATTATCGCGGTCTGCTAACAGACGATATGGAGGATGTATTGGATTATCAGAAACCGTATGTGCGCAAAAATGAAGAAGTCAGCTCATGGACCCGGTCTGATGACGGCAAAATACCGCTGCTAGAGGTCATCCGTCAGGTGAAACCTACGATATTGATCGGAACCTCCGGCGTAGCAGGTGCCTTTACAGAAGAGATTATCAAAGAAATGACCAAGCATGTAGAGCGCCCAATTATTATGCCCATGTCAAACCCCACGAACCTTGCAGAAGCCGTTCCGGAGGATTTGATCCGATGGACAGATGGCAAGGCATTGATCGCTACCGGAAGCCCCTTTGAACCTGTCAGCTATAACGGAACAAAATTTGAAATTGGACAAGCGAATAACGCCTTTGTTTTCCCAGGGCTTGGTCTGGGTGCGATTGTGGTCAAGGCTAAAAGAATCACACCCGCCATGTTTACTGCTGCGGCAGACGCTGTTGCCAATGGGGTGGACACCGATAAACCCGGAGGTGCATTGCTTCCCAACATCCGAAGATTACGGGATGTATCGTTTGCCGTTGCTGTTGCAGTAGGAAAAGCCGCGATTCAGGATCAGGTGGCTCAGGCACGCATTTCAGATATCGAGCAAGCCGTTCGGGATGCGATGTGGAAGCCGGAATATGCGAAGGTAAAAGCAGTGGAAAACGTAATACAGCACCCTCATTAA
- a CDS encoding winged helix-turn-helix transcriptional regulator, with protein MEQKDSEIVDLSCPVADVQKIINGKWSMVIIYFLGQGTLRFGEIKRRVPYITEANLTKELRMLEQYGLVHREVYKQVPPKVEYYLTEIGSEFLPVIETFANWAEKYRKYNKDSR; from the coding sequence ATGGAACAGAAAGATAGTGAAATCGTAGATTTGAGCTGTCCTGTGGCAGATGTACAAAAGATAATCAATGGAAAATGGTCAATGGTCATTATCTACTTTTTAGGTCAGGGCACCCTTCGATTTGGAGAAATTAAAAGGAGAGTGCCATATATTACAGAAGCTAACCTCACAAAGGAGCTTCGCATGCTTGAACAATACGGACTCGTGCATCGTGAAGTCTATAAACAAGTACCACCAAAAGTGGAATACTATCTAACTGAAATAGGGAGTGAATTTTTACCTGTGATTGAAACATTTGCAAATTGGGCAGAAAAATACAGGAAATACAATAAAGATAGTCGATGA
- a CDS encoding AEC family transporter yields the protein MSVGHIFYILVPIFFVIILGWLAGHYKSFDASSSKALNSLVTKFALPAHLFIGITTTSRKSLIEQWPFLLALFMGIVGFYAVLLLLGWFAGKQSVKDASMFALNSAQPTFAFMGIPVLGAIYGSSAVAIPIAITGIVVNAVLDPAATIIATVASRNSGKERNGPLGKLIWDSILHGLREPLALVPLIGVILTLFGFHSPDLLNKSFNQIGDITSGAALFAVGVTIGVRNISFSITAIAIALLKTIVQPLLMLLIAYLCGLSSADTVKAVLLVSFPGSAVAAMIAMRFESLESETASAFVISAIISLVTLPVLISLLV from the coding sequence ATGAGTGTCGGACATATCTTTTATATTTTGGTGCCTATTTTCTTCGTCATTATTTTAGGGTGGTTAGCAGGCCATTACAAAAGCTTCGATGCCTCTTCCTCGAAAGCCTTAAATTCACTGGTTACCAAATTTGCGCTGCCCGCGCATTTATTCATCGGCATTACGACCACCAGCAGGAAATCCCTTATAGAGCAATGGCCTTTCTTGCTGGCTCTGTTCATGGGTATTGTCGGCTTTTATGCAGTCCTCCTGCTGTTGGGCTGGTTTGCGGGGAAGCAATCGGTAAAGGATGCATCCATGTTTGCTTTGAACTCGGCCCAGCCGACGTTTGCCTTTATGGGCATTCCAGTGCTAGGTGCCATCTACGGTTCCTCTGCTGTAGCTATTCCGATTGCGATTACGGGGATCGTAGTCAATGCCGTTCTTGATCCGGCGGCTACCATTATAGCTACCGTTGCCAGCCGGAACTCAGGCAAAGAGCGGAATGGTCCCCTCGGAAAGCTTATTTGGGACTCCATTCTCCACGGTTTAAGAGAACCGCTGGCGCTGGTGCCGCTGATTGGTGTGATTTTGACCCTGTTCGGCTTCCACTCCCCTGATTTGTTGAACAAATCGTTCAATCAAATCGGGGATATTACGTCTGGGGCCGCTTTATTCGCGGTCGGTGTGACCATTGGCGTGCGCAATATCAGTTTCAGCATAACCGCCATTGCCATCGCGCTGTTAAAAACGATTGTACAGCCTCTATTAATGCTGCTGATTGCCTACCTGTGCGGCCTTTCATCTGCCGATACGGTGAAGGCGGTCTTACTCGTCTCCTTCCCAGGCTCAGCTGTCGCTGCCATGATTGCTATGCGTTTTGAAAGTCTGGAATCGGAAACGGCCTCTGCTTTCGTCATCAGTGCCATCATTTCACTCGTTACACTGCCTGTGCTCATTTCCCTGCTGGTGTAA
- the thiM gene encoding hydroxyethylthiazole kinase yields the protein MSTWEKDCSELLTKVHSNNPLVHNMTNVVVTNFTANGLYALGASPVMAYAPEEVADMAKIAGAVVLNIGTLNRELVDAMITAGQSANAHGVPVLLDPVGAGATRFRTESALRILSEVNISLVRGNAAEVAHLIGEAHEIKGVDAAESASSSHVDLAVRAARALNTIVVITGKEDVITDGAEVRMICGGDALLTKVTGAGCLLTSVLGAFAAVEPDLLLAGTAGLAFYSAAASRAAALTAEQGPGSFQIAFLDELAKLHAGSLEGHVSIREAGTTTAGGTR from the coding sequence ATGAGTACATGGGAAAAGGATTGTTCGGAGCTTCTGACAAAGGTACACAGCAACAACCCCCTCGTTCACAATATGACCAATGTGGTGGTCACCAACTTTACGGCTAACGGCCTATATGCGCTGGGCGCTTCGCCGGTGATGGCTTATGCACCCGAGGAAGTTGCGGATATGGCAAAAATAGCAGGTGCCGTCGTTTTAAACATCGGTACGCTGAACCGCGAACTGGTCGATGCTATGATCACTGCCGGACAATCGGCGAATGCACATGGCGTTCCGGTTCTGCTAGATCCGGTCGGTGCGGGAGCAACGCGCTTTAGAACGGAGTCGGCATTGCGAATCCTGAGCGAAGTCAACATCTCACTGGTACGGGGCAATGCGGCCGAAGTCGCCCATCTTATCGGGGAAGCCCATGAAATTAAAGGCGTAGACGCTGCTGAGAGTGCCAGTAGCAGTCATGTCGATCTGGCAGTTCGGGCTGCGCGGGCGCTTAATACCATCGTTGTCATCACTGGAAAAGAGGACGTCATCACCGATGGGGCCGAAGTACGAATGATTTGTGGCGGGGACGCGCTACTTACGAAAGTAACCGGAGCAGGCTGCCTGCTGACCTCTGTGTTGGGTGCCTTTGCTGCCGTTGAGCCTGATCTGCTGCTCGCAGGGACAGCAGGCTTGGCATTTTACAGTGCAGCTGCTTCCCGAGCCGCCGCGCTTACAGCAGAGCAGGGACCCGGCAGCTTCCAGATTGCCTTTCTCGATGAGCTTGCCAAGCTGCATGCGGGCTCGCTGGAGGGCCATGTATCGATTCGTGAAGCCGGAACAACGACAGCAGGTGGTACGCGATGA
- the thiE gene encoding thiamine phosphate synthase, whose translation MSSRILSEAVRRHLQMYLVLGSVNCLAEPSWVVQEALAGGATMVQFREKGRGALTGAPMIELARRLQDQCRRMGIPFIVNDDVELALELDADGVHIGQDDESADSVRERIGNRILGVSAHTIEEARRAILQGADYLGVGPIYPTISKDDANAVQGPAILHELRKAGMDVPIVGIGGITVDRVEEVVRAGADGVAVISAVTRAEQIRTAVEELKKKVVLYI comes from the coding sequence ATGAGCAGCAGAATATTGTCAGAGGCGGTGCGCCGCCATCTACAGATGTACCTGGTGCTTGGAAGCGTGAATTGCCTCGCGGAACCAAGCTGGGTTGTGCAGGAGGCTCTGGCTGGCGGCGCAACCATGGTCCAGTTCCGGGAAAAGGGCCGTGGTGCATTAACAGGCGCCCCTATGATTGAACTGGCACGCCGGCTACAAGACCAGTGCCGCCGTATGGGGATTCCCTTCATCGTGAATGACGATGTAGAGCTGGCTCTTGAGCTTGACGCCGACGGCGTTCACATCGGCCAAGACGACGAATCGGCCGATTCCGTCCGCGAGCGGATCGGAAACCGGATTCTCGGCGTCTCCGCCCATACGATTGAGGAAGCCCGCCGCGCCATCCTGCAAGGTGCAGACTATCTCGGCGTGGGGCCCATCTATCCGACCATCTCCAAGGATGATGCCAACGCCGTGCAGGGTCCGGCCATATTGCATGAGCTGCGCAAAGCGGGAATGGATGTGCCGATCGTCGGGATCGGGGGCATTACGGTGGATCGTGTAGAGGAAGTGGTACGTGCGGGTGCGGATGGTGTAGCAGTGATTTCGGCCGTGACGCGGGCAGAGCAAATTCGGACTGCGGTCGAGGAATTGAAGAAAAAGGTAGTGTTGTACATCTAA
- the thiD gene encoding bifunctional hydroxymethylpyrimidine kinase/phosphomethylpyrimidine kinase → MIDVRVPRALTIAGSDSGGGAGIQADIKTFQELGVYGMSAITAITVQNTLGVHGVYPLPQEAAAEQIEAVGSDLGVDALKTGMLFDAGIIRLVSGQIRKFGWEKVVVDPVMIAKGGAELLQSEAVQALQDDLLPLALVVTPNIPEAEALTGISIRTMEDRREAARHISHMGPKFVVIKGGHADESENSGQIVDLLFDGATFTELSGKRVRTVHTHGTGCTFSAAITAELAKGMSVPEAISNGKAFIQAAIEEPLQLGQGHGPTNHWAFRRRQEMLL, encoded by the coding sequence ATGATAGACGTTCGTGTACCCAGAGCACTGACGATTGCCGGCTCAGACAGCGGCGGCGGGGCCGGAATTCAGGCCGATATTAAAACCTTTCAGGAGCTTGGCGTATACGGCATGTCGGCGATTACGGCCATTACCGTGCAGAATACCTTGGGGGTTCATGGCGTATATCCGCTGCCACAGGAAGCGGCAGCGGAGCAGATCGAGGCTGTAGGATCAGACCTTGGCGTGGATGCCCTGAAGACTGGCATGCTGTTTGATGCGGGCATCATCCGTCTTGTGAGCGGGCAGATTCGAAAGTTCGGCTGGGAAAAGGTCGTCGTCGATCCCGTGATGATTGCCAAGGGAGGCGCAGAGCTGCTGCAATCGGAAGCAGTGCAGGCTTTGCAGGACGACCTGCTCCCCTTGGCTCTGGTTGTTACGCCGAATATCCCGGAAGCGGAAGCCCTGACAGGGATCAGCATCCGTACGATGGAGGATCGCCGCGAGGCTGCGAGACATATTAGCCATATGGGCCCAAAATTCGTCGTGATCAAGGGCGGTCACGCTGACGAAAGCGAGAACAGCGGGCAGATTGTTGACCTGCTCTTTGACGGAGCCACCTTTACAGAGCTAAGCGGCAAGCGGGTACGGACTGTCCATACACACGGAACAGGGTGTACCTTCTCGGCAGCGATCACCGCCGAACTAGCAAAAGGGATGTCTGTACCGGAGGCTATCTCGAATGGTAAAGCCTTTATCCAGGCGGCGATTGAAGAACCTTTGCAGCTTGGACAGGGACATGGCCCCACCAATCATTGGGCCTTCCGCCGTCGTCAGGAGATGCTTCTATGA